The Scleropages formosus chromosome 21, fSclFor1.1, whole genome shotgun sequence DNA segment ACAGCGAACGTGTTCTAGAAGAATTTGTAataatttgtaaattattttcagcGCTCGCTCCGGTTCTCCTTCCTTTTTAGCGACGAAGGGATTATTACGCGCCTTCGCTCGCGCTCCAGCTCTGCGGCTCCTGCTCCTCGCGCCGCTCGCGCGGATCGTGGCGGCGATAAGCGGCGCGCGGCGCGCTCCGTCCAATCGCTGTCGGAGCGATCAATCAGGCCTGACAGGCGCGCGCCGCGCAGAAAGGAGCCGCGGCGGCTCCCATTAAAGCGGCCGCCCCCCCTgcgctttgtttttctttcgcGAGACAAAAACAGACTGACAGGACGGGGGCCTGGACATTAATCAAACCATCCTGTGGAACAACCTCTTCCtcctgataataaataaattccacTCTTCTCATTGGGCAGCTGGCCTAATTTGcaaccccccacacacccacacacacactcacacacacttaattTCCATCCCTCGCTCGCTCTCGCCGCTCTCCTCATTTCGAGGGCCCTCGTCTGCTCTCCGCCACAATTCCCAGCTGCCCGCCGGTGGGCAGATGTTCGGCACCGAGAGCCGAGGAGGGGCCCCGGCCGCGGCGGGCCAGCAGGCCACGTTGCCAAGGCAACGGGCCCCGGCTCCCTGCCGTGTCGCTCCGTCATTGATTACCTCCCATCTCTCTGGATGTGGAGCACACAGTTGGCCCAGCTCTTCTGCTGTCCCACACGGGCCCCCCGCCCGCtttgcacacgcacacgcgcacacggaAATGAAGACATCCGCCACCCGTGAAACGGACCGGCGCCGCACTAGGAGGGAACGGCCCTCGGAGGAGACTGCGCTTCTCCTTTAGCGGGAGCAGGAGTAACTGGCGCAGATGGAGGTTAGCAGCCCCTAACTGGAACacacatgagtgtgtgtgtgtgtgtgtgtgcgcgtctttCTAACTGCCCACGGAGGAGCCCTTAGAAGGGCTGTCGCGCCGACTGCCACAAATCGCTGCCCCTGTAAACGTCCCAGTGGCTGAGGGTCCAAAATCCAAAAGTGCTTTGGCTTCATCTGCAGCCCCCACTTCCCTAAAGTCCACCTCCGAGATGCAGTCATTCACATTTACTTCATGTATGTTTGCTCACGTGTATTTACGTTGGAAATCTCGACCAATCATAGTACGATACAATATCATGTATAGCAAGTGGAACATTTTCAGTtctatcattcattcattcatctgacgcAGAGTGTTAGGCTACCTACACCGACTTACTATTAGAGTATCGGTTCACGGTAAGTACCACAATCCCGGGCCTGCGagcagaaaggcagcagctcgaagcGCTACAGCGCCGGGTGGCCCACAAAGAAACCCTGTTGTGGTTCTTTTGTCTGGTCATTTGCTCTTCGCCGATGAAAAGCTGTGAGACAGTCCACCGCTTGGGTTTAACGCCGGACGGTGCGTGTgtatgcgcgtgtgtgtgtgtgtgtgcacgcgggGCCCGCCTGGCACATCGACAGCAAGGAGAAGATGAATGGAGAATTAATGTTGTGCATTAAGCTGGCGGGTGGCGGCGCTCCGGGAGCCCCGCGTCGGGATGTGTCTTTTCCGACACACGCCATGGGGGCatcattataaataatatattgaGTCTCAACGGGGGCTGTTTAATCTCAATTTCCTTCCCTGCCGCTTTCAAAACAAGGCAGCAAAGGGCCTGCTGGGAGCCCTCGTTCCCGGCACCGGAGGGGACGCGAGGGGCCAACGGGCCCCCGTCTCTGCAAATGGCGCTGGGGCACGTGCGCCGGCTGGACCGCGAGCGGCACGTCACATGCACGCTCGCGCACGCTCACGCGTTCTCGAACCTTTGCACATTAGTTACCGCGGTAATTGTGCAGTTCAAGGTTACAGCCCGAGCTTGGATAATGAACAACCGGAGTGCCGCGCCGGCGTTTCGCTCTGCCCGCTCTCGTGAAAGGCGCCCCGACCTGAACCTTCTCGCTTCCGCTTCTCCGCTCCTCTCTCTTGAACCGTGCTACACGCGGCGACTCGAGCGGCGTGTGCAAACGCGTGTGAACTTTGCTCGCGCCGGAGCAGCACGCGTGCGGTACAGAAATTAACACGGCACTCACGCGAGGCTGCAGGTAACAAGAGCGTAACGTGTAAGACACCACGGTGCTGCAGTAAAACGTCTTGCGCTTTGCTTTATGGACTCGGAGTGCAGCGCCGCCTAAGAAAAGATGGGAAACGCGAGTGTGTGCAGAAGCGCACGCAAGGACATGTGAAGGCAGCGCCGTATGAAAACCAGTCTTCCATTTCAGTCGTGCACACTGTGCGTGTCCAGTGCTCAGCGgtgaataaaagtataaatgtaatCGTACAGTAAAATTCACTGATGGCCCAATAATCATGCAAAATAATTCCGTCTTAATTCATAAAAGgcacaaatatgaaaaaaataggGCATCTCATAAGTTAACATGTGCTCTCTTACTAGCACCAAATAGTGCAAATTATGAACAAGTTTCTACTCGGTTGACgacttttatatatatttattccaCCATTCTGAACAGAATTCCAGATTTCTATGTTCGAAGCTACAAAGTATCATTAAGTGGTGCTGCTGCGGTTCGCCTGGTGTTCCCGCATGAGGTCGAAGGTCAGGACACAGACGCGCTGCCACCGTGTCCCCGTCTCCCCGCACAGCTCAGCACCGCGGTCACACGTGTAAAAGCCACGCAGGCCTCCAGTGTGTCAACAAACGCGACTCCCAGGCACGGCTCGCGGCGCTGAAGCATCACGGTGACGAGCGTGAACACGTGGCAAGACAAAATCCAGGAGACCGTTTATGAAAagcaaaaagtaatttaatcaTTAAGATTAGgatctgttaaaataaaaaactaagaAACTAAATACAGGTTTAGTTCAGAGGGACATGAAAGAACGACATCGAATCAgagatacatttaaaacacGGCGTAATCATCACATCATTGGAACTTGCTGCTGCAGTCATATCTCTTAAGCACACATTAAAAGTCtggagacagattttttttttcttttttttttcctttggagaAATCTGCAACTAATCTTTATAACAGAAAACAGCTCATATGAGTACCTACTGCAGACTGAACTACAGGAAGCCGGAGGACGAGGAGAAAGTGAAGGTTACACTGGAATTCAACAGGGTATAATCAAGTAATACCGCACTTCTCCCGAACACGATCATTTCTTGTCAGGTATCGGACAGATACAACTCTCAGAATTTCACAAAGACAATCAAACACACGAAAAAGCAAAAAGCGAACAACTTCTGAACTCTCCTTCTATGCCAACTGAGTGTAACACTGGTGTCTATTCCTCCCAATAGGGGGAAATGCGCTGCTTGTCTGTGGCTATCAGACAAAGGCTTCGTTTAGTAATTGCTTTCGAAGTGAGCGGGACCCTCCTGCAGCCACCGCTGCCGCACTGGAACCTGCCTCCTCGCTGGGCGGGGCCTCTACGTGTACACGCCGGCCGCCCCCCGGGGCTCCACGTGCGCGTCCGTCTTCATGGAGAGCTGGGGCTTCCTCCTCAGCCGCTTGGCCTCGTTCTGCAGCTTCTGGCGGATGTAGCCCTTGATCTCCGCGTCCGTCTTCCCGGGGAAGAAGTACTGCACCGTTCCTGCAGAAAGGTTCAAACACAGGTGCTGAGAGGCACCACCGCCGCCATCcccctcattattattattattactattaatattatttgaTCAAGTACTATCTGACAGTTTCCTCTGAAGAGACTTAGGGCGCTGAGTttcttacgctgatttacccattcatgcagcagggtaaatttgctggagcaattccgggtaagtaccttgaacaggGGAAGGGATGCGAGCCCGGCTCCTTCGACAAAGAGCGTCTGCTCTTTTGAGACGTGTTTTCGGTAAAGCATTTGGCCCCGATACACTTACGTTACTCTCTTTCACGTTTATTAACcgtacaatcaataaaaatctTAACTGACAAAAAGCCAGTTGTGCATCAGCTCCAGACTCAGCTGCTCTGCGGTTTGCTCAACCGCTAGTGTACGGTTACTTTTGCCGTGAGGGGTCGCATGGTGAATGACTTCATTGCGATTAAACAGTAAGTGTGTGATACCGTAAGATAGAAGAGAGGACTCCACATTAAGGGCtgtccagctgcccccccccccccccccccccccccatttgctTTAGCTTTCATAGTTGAACCCCTGGAATCGTTCTCCTATCTGTCTCGTGGGCAGGCAGACAATACACTACGGTACAATATTAGGACGTTTCATGAAAAGCAACTGCTGCCACAGCAAGGACACTGTGCACTGACATCATATGTGTTTTGGCTTTGAATTTGTTTTCTTGTaagaaatttgtttaaaaaaaaagaatgaagccAAAGAGCCCCGATATCGGTGCATTTCAAGATGTTTCAAAGCCTTTTTTAAGGTAGCGATTCCCCGATTGCCTCGCTTTCATTACAATTTACAGCAACATTTGAAACGTGGACATTTACCAACTTCCATTTTTCTGATACCTTCTAAAACCGGCCAGGTGTACAGCGCGATGGGACAGGCGTGACACGTGAAACGAAACAAAGATCTGATGTCGAGCCCTCGAGAGGCAGCGCGTCACACACGGTGGAGACAGGGCGGGGGGGTGAAGCCAGGAGGACGCTTTGAAGGGTACTGGCCTTGGACAGGCTGTCCTCGCGGCTGTCCCGCAGGCGGGCGAAAGCGCTACGTACTCAGGATGGCCTGGACCTCGTCGGCCGGCAGCGCCGGTTTCGGCTGCCCCCGCTTGTTATACACGATGCCGGAGATGGAATGGGACGCCAGGCACTCGCGCTCGTAGAGGCCGCGCAGCAGGTCATTGGTGAGCTTCTGGGCCGTGGTGCCCGTGTTGCAGCGCTCCAGCAGCTGGGGGGTGATGAACTGAGGAGACACGCGGGGGACACGAGGAGTCAACGACTCCTTGCGAACAGGAAATGACCGACAAGGAAGAGTCGCATTATTACTCGCTTCACAACTGTGGCTCCGAGAGCCTCGCCACACAAACAGCATTTCACATCTCCGCtttattttaatggaaagtGTCGCAATGTCCTAATGTGACAATGTTCTCCGAGATATGCgccggagaaaagcgtctgctaaatgaatacatgtaccgTGTAAAAGGACTACACCATACAGTTCAATCAGAAATACACCATTGTAAAACGGTTCAAAACACAAAGAGTACAGGTCACAGCGTAGAGAGTCACCTCCGAATAGACTCCGTTCCTCTGCGGCTCCTCGCTGGGCTCCGGCTGCGGCTCCCGGGACGAGGTCTCCTGCTTCACCCACTGCCCGTTCAGCAGAGCAGGCATGAGCGCTTCGCCCTCCACCGTGGCCACCGGAGGCATGCTGGGAGCCTTGTTGTTGCCATTGGACCACTCCTGGGTCCTCTCGATCAGGGCCTCCAGGTTTCTGGCCAGCTTGCCACAGGCTGCAGTCGGTCCGTAACAATAAGACATCTTGATGGACGTTTGAACGACATTATGCGCCGAATTAAATGTCTGCTTGCTCGCTACTTCAGGTGTAACATGTTGTTCGTGCTGAAGTGCAAGAGCCAACGTGAAAGGCGCAGTAACAGCAcaatcacagaaacacacacacacacacacaagcacatgcacgcgcgcgcacgcgtgcTGCACCGGCCGTCCGCGATGAGGAGGACTGGCGCTCACCTGTAAGGCACCGGATCTGCTCCTTCAGGCTCTCCATCTCACTCTGCATGCAGAGCACCATGGCGATGAGCTCCGCCTTCGAGCGAGACTGCAGGTAGTCCGACTCCTGGAACGAGAGCAGCGTCGCAGTCGGTGAAcctgcacgcgcacgcacgcttGTGCGCATACACCAAAGCAACAGATGCGCGGTAACACCTCACCTCCGGGGTGAAGTCGCTGTCTGTGAAGTGCTCCACTGTGGGGTTGTCAAACTCAAACGCCTGCAAGGGATACAAGAAGGTTGGCCTAGAACTTCAGTCGTGCCGCGTTTTCACCTACTGACAGACACACCTGGGGGCACAAGCTACCTGGAACCAGGAAATCTCAGCCGTTCCTCCGCTTACAGGTGCCAATGGGACACCAGAGGGCTCTTTGTACCTCGAACTCTGAGGACACTTTTACCGCAAAGCCACAACCAACGAAACACTAAATATAAACACCCCACTTGGGTTCCGGAAATATGTCCTACATAGCtacaatttaaaagaaaaaaaaaaatctatgtataACCCTTACATACGAAGGTACAGCTATTATGAACAAGTCATCGCCCAAATTTGTGTCCAATGCCACTTGTTGGCCCTTTTGTCCCATAAATGTACGTGATGTTTGTCACCGCCACCTCCTTCACGACCCCCACTTCGAACTACGTGTCCGTTTGCCTCTTTTGCACTGGCATCAGCTGCACCGAGAAACACCAcgcacgagctgtaaacactgtggaaacgAGTTGAAAAAAGGCAGTGCTATGCTCCTAGGCTGTCTGGTGCACCTCTCTGCCACCTGTTGGCTCGGAGGGGGAAGAGCGCCGCGCTCGCTCCACCGCGGATGGAAATTTACAGGTGgaaatgcaagtaaaaaaaaaaaataaaaatctaaccACTCCAAAAATTACTGTCATCAAGACGTTGTCCCTTGACAGTTTATAACCTGAGGAGAACACCGAGTTTGGAGAGAACGCCATGCGAGTCCAAAGAGCGTTAAAATGGCCAAAGAGCGCTGCTTCGCATTTTACACTAAATAGAAGGACAGAAACCACCAAAAGAAGAGAGACTGTTTCCAGGTCGTCCTAAGAGGTGAACCTTAcaactctctctctgtcacacacaggaCTTAAACCTTCAGCAAATACCTGCTCTCTTCCGGGAAGACAACTAGGACACTTAAGTCTCACTTTCCCATCCCCCTGTCTTTCCGTTCCACCAGTCCCTCCCATAAGAGGTCATCTCTCCTGTGAAATCATCTTAAGATAAtttcttcttaatttttaaattcttttgaaaACAGTAAGAGAAATTAACTAATAATATTTAATCTATTTCATCTGTAATACAGTTACAGCAATTAATGCTTGGGAGGAGCTGAGATTTAGCGAAGGGGTCAAATTAACACTATTTCTtacggaggggaaaaaaatgattcccagaccaaaaaaaaaaaaataaatcttgccTAAAATGAATTACAATAGCAAAAAGGGCATTTTATCCCCCGCAAAAACACCTACATATTTTAtatcacaaacaaaaattattttgtgctATCTTTTAATACGTTTACAGGTATTCACTTAtcactaaccacttgtccaatgcaaggTTGCAGAGGTCcacagtctatcctggaagtatggggtgtgagagaaggtaCGGCCTGGATGGAGACATTATGATCACGTGACTCACAAATTTATGATACAAAGAAATGAAGTTCACAAGATTATCACCCGTGTCTTTCACTGTGCAAACTGCAGACACTGCGTACTGGTCCTAATAAATGTTTGGTACTGGATGATCTCCATTTCATTGTGCAATTTAGGCTTCATTTGAGCAATTAagacatttacatcatttttatAAGCGAGTTAATAGTTACACATTTACGATGCCTGAAACCATCACCTCGCAGCTGAAAAacccgggtttgaattccacctccagctttggCGCCATTCATCAAGGTTCATACCCTGAACtgcacagtaaaaatcacccaggtgTATACATGGGTAACGAACGAAACAAGAATCTTAATATTTCGGTTGTTTTGAAAACTGTCAGAGACATTAAAAACAGTATTAAATCCATTTCAACTGCGACACACTGACAGTAATGAATGCTCGTGATCAGATGAGATTTATAATGCGACACGACTGAGATTTACTGATGTCCATACTCTCGGTTTAAGCAGAAAACAGCTACACTGATGCCACTGATGGACAGAAACCGTTTGCGTCTGAGACTCCACGCGAGTATCTCCGTCCGCTGAGAACATCTGACACAAGCTGTTAACGGAACAAAATCCCCACCGCGGAAGTAAAAGGAAAGACAAAATGTAACGGGCGAAACGCCGCAGCGCTCAATAAGACATCTGAAGTACGAAGCAGGGTAAACGCGTTCATAGGCCATCCTGGCCGCTTTAGTTGCACGGCACCCCAATACACGGGAGCTCAGCGTATTCGTTTTTACGCAACATCTAATGCAAGGAAAGTTATAACTAATGCTCtgcttttttgttcctttcagcTGTATAACTAATATAAGCACGATGTTGTCATCAACTCCTGTTATTATTGATCCATTAGTTGAACGGAGACATGGAAATGAAATGCGGGAAAATGCGCACGAAGATGATTTAGTGAAACCGAGTTGCCGCGTGGCTGCGAATCTGGGCGGAACATCGCACATTACGGGAGGTAAAAATAAAGCGACCTGTTCGCTACTTTACACCCCAtagagcgcgcgcgcacacattttcagtctCACCAATTGCTGCATCTGTGTCACTAATATACAAGCATAATTAAACTCTCAGAAATTAACGTCAAGATGTTCGCTGCTGCTCTGAGAACAAACGTTTCCCTTCATGCTAAATGCACTGCTGTTTTCCATTGTTACCATGCTTTTATATTGTGCCTCCCAGTGTTTACCGTGGTACACTCCTTGGTGTCTCTCTCATCGCTGGGCCGGCAGGTGGCACAGCTCTTAGGGCTCGTTTGGCAATCTGAAGGGCCGTGGTTCGAactgcacctcctgctgtaatgcccttgatcaaggcgcttaccctgaattgatacagtcaaaatcacccagctgcacaCAAgcggtaaatcactgtacagaTAATTTTAGCGACAAATGTTTACCACGCTTTACCCCACTGTGTCCGACTGCTCGCTAAGCTATACAATTCCGTCTCTCGCAGTTTACCGCACTTCACTGCGTCTCTCTCAGCATTTACTCAACTCCATGCGTTTCTCTCGCCGTTTACTGTGTTGTAACCCACTGAACCGGTAAATGCTCACCATGGTTTATACTGTTGTCTTTCTCTTCGCtaaaccagcaggtggcgtagctgTTGGAGCCACCGCACGCAAGCTGAAGGTGCCCAGCTCAAATCCCTCTCCTGccgagtacccttgagcacggtacttaccctgaattgctccggtaagaataccctgccatataaatgggtaaatcagtgtaaagctgaTTACCTAACACAGCCAGTGACCTTGAACAAAgacgtcagctaaataaaagttaataattaattaccctgctttacccTATTGCCTCTCTCAGTGCTCACCATGCTATACCACACAGTATCTCCTCGTTTACCACACTTAGCTCTTCGTGTCCCTCATTGTTTCCCCACGCTGTTCACCATGCTTTACCCTGCTCCCTCCCGGGTTATCCTACTGCCTCT contains these protein-coding regions:
- the LOC108918611 gene encoding uncharacterized protein LOC108918611 isoform X6; its protein translation is MGKRLDQGHYSRRCSSNHGPSDCQTSPKSCATCRPSDERDTKECTTAFEFDNPTVEHFTDSDFTPEESDYLQSRSKAELIAMVLCMQSEMESLKEQIRCLTACGKLARNLEALIERTQEWSNGNNKAPSMPPVATVEGEALMPALLNGQWVKQETSSREPQPEPSEEPQRNGVYSEESLTPRVPRVSPQFITPQLLERCNTGTTAQKLTNDLLRGLYERECLASHSISGIVYNKRGQPKPALPADEVQAILRTVQYFFPGKTDAEIKGYIRQKLQNEAKRLRRKPQLSMKTDAHVEPRGAAGVYT
- the LOC108918611 gene encoding uncharacterized protein LOC108918611 isoform X4 — protein: MRRKTKAKRVLEREHDDDDDGSGGGAEEDENDAAAAEEEEGGGEPGGRERERSDARSPRSALLCAFEFDNPTVEHFTDSDFTPEESDYLQSRSKAELIAMVLCMQSEMESLKEQIRCLTACGKLARNLEALIERTQEWSNGNNKAPSMPPVATVEGEALMPALLNGQWVKQETSSREPQPEPSEEPQRNGVYSEESLTPRVPRVSPQFITPQLLERCNTGTTAQKLTNDLLRGLYERECLASHSISGIVYNKRGQPKPALPADEVQAILRTVQYFFPGKTDAEIKGYIRQKLQNEAKRLRRKPQLSMKTDAHVEPRGAAGVYT
- the LOC108918611 gene encoding uncharacterized protein LOC108918611 isoform X2; the protein is MRRKTKAKRVLEREHDDDDDGSGGGAEEDENDAAAAEEEEGGGEPGGRERERSDARSPRSALLCHAVQKRRKQMLPARESGEPRSSSSSSAASSPGLRRLGAFEFDNPTVEHFTDSDFTPEESDYLQSRSKAELIAMVLCMQSEMESLKEQIRCLTACGKLARNLEALIERTQEWSNGNNKAPSMPPVATVEGEALMPALLNGQWVKQETSSREPQPEPSEEPQRNGVYSEESLTPRVPRVSPQFITPQLLERCNTGTTAQKLTNDLLRGLYERECLASHSISGIVYNKRGQPKPALPADEVQAILRTVQYFFPGKTDAEIKGYIRQKLQNEAKRLRRKPQLSMKTDAHVEPRGAAGVYT
- the LOC108918611 gene encoding uncharacterized protein LOC108918611 isoform X1; translated protein: MRRKTKAKRVLEREHDDDDDGSGGGAEEDENDAAAAEEEEGGGEPGGRERERSDARSPRSALLCHAVQKRRKQMLPARESGEPRSSSSSSAASSPGLRRLGVRAFEFDNPTVEHFTDSDFTPEESDYLQSRSKAELIAMVLCMQSEMESLKEQIRCLTACGKLARNLEALIERTQEWSNGNNKAPSMPPVATVEGEALMPALLNGQWVKQETSSREPQPEPSEEPQRNGVYSEESLTPRVPRVSPQFITPQLLERCNTGTTAQKLTNDLLRGLYERECLASHSISGIVYNKRGQPKPALPADEVQAILRTVQYFFPGKTDAEIKGYIRQKLQNEAKRLRRKPQLSMKTDAHVEPRGAAGVYT
- the LOC108918611 gene encoding uncharacterized protein LOC108918611 isoform X3, which codes for MRRKTKAKRVLEREHDDDDDGSGGGAEEDENDAAAAEEEEGGGEPGGRERERSDARSPRSALLCHAVQKRRKQMLPARESGEPRSSSSSSAASSPGLRRLGVRAFEFDNPTVEHFTDSDFTPEESDYLQSRSKAELIAMVLCMQSEMESLKEQIRCLTACGKLARNLEALIERTQEWSNGNNKAPSMPPVATVEGEALMPALLNGQWVKQETSSREPQPEPSEEPQRNGVYSEFITPQLLERCNTGTTAQKLTNDLLRGLYERECLASHSISGIVYNKRGQPKPALPADEVQAILRTVQYFFPGKTDAEIKGYIRQKLQNEAKRLRRKPQLSMKTDAHVEPRGAAGVYT
- the LOC108918611 gene encoding uncharacterized protein LOC108918611 isoform X5, whose protein sequence is MRRKTKAKRVLEREHDDDDDGSGGGAEEDENDAAAAEEEEGGGEPGGRERERSDARSPRSALLCHAVQKRRKQMLPARESGEPRSSSSSSAASSPGLRRLGVRAFEFDNPTVEHFTDSDFTPEESDYLQSRSKAELIAMVLCMQSEMESLKEQIRCLTACGKLARNLEALIERTQEWSNGNNKAPSMPPVATVEGEALMPALLNGQWVKQETSSREPQPEPSEEPQRNGVYSEESLTPRVPRVSPQFITPQLLERCNTGTTAQKLTNDLLRGLYERECLASHSISGIVYNKRGQPKPALPADEVQAILST